Part of the Thermococcus sp. M36 genome is shown below.
ATAATGGAAGAAGTACAGGTTTGTATCATATAACTGTAACCAATCAACATAATAATATAGTTGCGTTGTTTAAAGGAACATGTTTTCGTACAAATAAGACGGTAATGAGTAAATAGAGTTTATAGGGTATCTAAAGTAAATAGTGAATTATGAATAGTAATTTTGGTTTTGAGGAATTAGAGGTGTGGAAGAAATCAAGAATTTTTAAGAATGAAATTAGATTACTTACAAAATATTTTCCTCCTGAGGAGAAATTTAAACTTATAGACCAGATTATAAGAAGTTCTCGTTCAATAAATTCACTGATAGCAGAAGGTCATGGCAGATTTTCGTATCCAGACCAAATTCATTTTTGTATTCAGGCAAGAGGGTCGTTAGCAGAAACTATTAATCATTTAATTGATGCTTT
Proteins encoded:
- a CDS encoding four helix bundle protein codes for the protein MNSNFGFEELEVWKKSRIFKNEIRLLTKYFPPEEKFKLIDQIIRSSRSINSLIAEGHGRFSYPDQIHFCIQARGSLAETINHLIDA